The following are encoded together in the Desulfovibrio sp. Huiquan2017 genome:
- a CDS encoding peptidylprolyl isomerase, whose amino-acid sequence MTRIRFWFAPLFLTCSLILALSARPAQAGPNPVVIMETSMGRIMIMLYPEDAPKTVENFLKYVDAGFYNETVFHRVVRAKDSQGMNVVQGGGYTFPVQYKRPLFPPIVNESASGLQNVKGTVAMARADSPDSATCEFFFNVTDNPSLNFSQSASQIGAGSYTQSVSAGYCAFGKVIRGMDVVEKISQVKTARANRMEDVPVTPVFIKKAYRAR is encoded by the coding sequence ATGACACGCATACGCTTCTGGTTCGCACCGCTTTTCCTGACCTGTTCCCTGATCCTGGCCCTGTCCGCCCGGCCTGCCCAGGCCGGGCCCAACCCGGTAGTGATCATGGAGACCTCCATGGGCCGGATCATGATCATGCTCTATCCCGAGGACGCGCCCAAGACCGTGGAGAACTTCCTGAAATACGTGGATGCCGGTTTCTACAACGAGACGGTCTTCCATCGGGTTGTCCGGGCCAAGGACAGCCAGGGCATGAACGTGGTCCAGGGCGGCGGCTACACCTTCCCGGTCCAGTACAAGCGCCCGCTCTTCCCGCCCATCGTCAACGAATCGGCCTCCGGCCTGCAGAACGTCAAGGGCACCGTGGCCATGGCCCGGGCCGACTCGCCGGATTCCGCCACCTGTGAATTCTTCTTCAACGTCACGGACAACCCGTCCCTGAACTTCAGCCAGTCCGCCTCGCAAATCGGCGCGGGTTCCTACACGCAGAGCGTCAGCGCCGGATATTGCGCTTTCGGCAAGGTAATCCGGGGCATGGACGTGGTCGAAAAGATCAGCCAGGTCAAGACCGCCAGGGCGAACCGCATGGAAGACGTCCCGGTCACCCCGGTGTTCATCAAGAAGGCCTACCGCGCCCGCTAA
- a CDS encoding HDOD domain-containing protein: protein MSRRDEILAACEKVVAMPTCVHKAASLLDGAEMDFARLARIIEYDPGLTANLLKVVNASSLTDGPMLTVRSALNALQSSEVLRFFISTGVAPYYVHVIAGYDQAPSQFLQHSTTVAIASRELARILMVDVPGYVYTAGLLSGIGKLLLGAYVQVDLREILRLVFDEGMAFDGAEEAVLGITHAELGSIVLERWGLPEPLTRVVRHHLRPDGYDGRDAVLDLVHVGNVLAKMIGLGLGADGLNYEVSSRVVEQLGITSQILDTVAANVVVELRSLWDLFLECADDFCNL from the coding sequence ATGAGCCGACGAGACGAAATCCTGGCGGCCTGCGAAAAAGTCGTGGCCATGCCGACCTGCGTTCACAAGGCAGCGTCCTTGTTGGATGGCGCAGAAATGGATTTCGCCCGCCTGGCCCGGATCATCGAATACGACCCCGGCCTGACCGCCAACCTGCTCAAGGTGGTCAACGCCTCGAGCCTGACGGACGGGCCGATGCTGACCGTGCGGAGTGCCCTCAATGCCCTTCAGTCGTCCGAGGTCCTGCGTTTCTTCATCTCCACGGGCGTGGCCCCGTACTATGTCCATGTCATCGCGGGCTACGATCAGGCCCCGAGCCAATTTTTGCAACATTCCACCACTGTGGCCATAGCCTCGCGGGAGTTGGCCCGGATCCTCATGGTGGACGTGCCCGGGTACGTCTACACCGCCGGGCTGCTGTCCGGCATCGGGAAACTCCTGCTCGGCGCCTACGTGCAGGTGGACCTGCGCGAGATCCTGCGCCTGGTCTTTGACGAGGGCATGGCCTTCGACGGGGCCGAGGAAGCGGTCCTCGGCATCACCCACGCCGAGCTGGGTTCCATCGTGCTCGAACGCTGGGGGCTGCCCGAGCCTCTGACCCGGGTGGTCCGCCATCACCTGCGGCCGGACGGATACGACGGCCGGGACGCGGTCCTGGACCTGGTCCATGTGGGCAACGTCCTGGCCAAAATGATCGGCCTGGGCCTCGGTGCGGACGGCCTCAACTACGAGGTCTCGTCCCGGGTGGTCGAGCAGTTGGGCATCACGTCCCAGATCCTGGACACGGTCGCGGCCAACGTGGTGGTCGAGCTGCGGTCCCTGTGGGATCTCTTTCTCGAGTGCGCCGACGATTTCTGCAATCTGTAG
- a CDS encoding chemotaxis protein CheD: MSKTLVVGISDMKLSTNPGDVIVTYSLGSCLGVTVYDPKARIGGMVHCLLPSAVAAREKARANPFMFVNTGVAMTVRRLVDLGADKSRLVFKAAGGANMRKDRIFDTGVRNFKALMKLLDHNNRRLEAKDVGGTIPRTLFLYLDTGRVVVRSLGKESDL, translated from the coding sequence ATGAGCAAAACGCTGGTCGTCGGCATCTCGGACATGAAGCTGTCCACCAATCCCGGAGACGTCATCGTCACGTATTCTCTGGGCTCTTGTCTCGGGGTCACGGTCTATGATCCCAAAGCGCGTATAGGCGGCATGGTCCACTGTCTTCTGCCCTCGGCCGTCGCGGCCCGGGAAAAGGCGCGCGCCAATCCGTTCATGTTCGTCAACACCGGAGTGGCCATGACCGTGCGCCGGCTGGTGGATCTCGGAGCGGACAAGAGCCGGCTGGTCTTCAAGGCGGCGGGTGGGGCAAACATGCGCAAGGACCGCATCTTCGACACGGGGGTCCGCAATTTCAAAGCGCTCATGAAGCTTCTGGATCACAATAATCGTCGGCTGGAGGCCAAGGACGTGGGCGGAACCATCCCGCGCACACTCTTCCTGTACCTGGATACCGGTCGTGTGGTAGTACGGTCATTGGGAAAGGAGAGCGACCTATGA
- a CDS encoding metallophosphoesterase family protein: MIDTTPLAVLADIHGNAAALKAVLAHARAHGLIRFVNLGDTFYGPLDPAGTWAELEKTPMPAVLGNQDRILLEDAPSPASAAVREALGPAALDWLRTLPKTLRLEPDILLCHGTPGNDAAYLLEDVSTGLPAPRDPDAILADLQPWAEGCSLVLAGHSHHAGLARVNGVTLVNPGSVGLPAYEDDDPPHVMACGSPRAAYAVLSRTDEGWDARFVEVDYDWRSAAGLARLNGREDWARWLSTGLP; the protein is encoded by the coding sequence ATGATCGATACGACGCCCCTGGCCGTCCTGGCCGACATCCACGGCAATGCGGCCGCGCTGAAGGCCGTCCTGGCTCACGCCCGGGCACACGGTCTGATCCGATTCGTCAATCTCGGCGACACGTTCTATGGCCCGCTGGACCCGGCCGGGACCTGGGCCGAACTCGAAAAAACGCCCATGCCCGCCGTGCTCGGCAACCAGGACCGCATCCTTCTGGAGGATGCCCCCTCGCCCGCCTCGGCCGCCGTGCGCGAAGCCCTGGGGCCAGCGGCCCTCGACTGGCTCCGCACCCTGCCCAAAACCCTGCGCCTCGAGCCGGATATCCTGCTCTGCCACGGCACCCCCGGCAACGACGCGGCCTACCTGCTGGAGGACGTGTCCACGGGCCTGCCCGCCCCGCGGGACCCGGACGCGATCCTGGCCGACCTCCAGCCCTGGGCCGAAGGATGCTCTCTGGTTCTGGCCGGACACAGCCACCACGCCGGGCTGGCCCGTGTCAACGGCGTCACCCTGGTCAATCCGGGCAGTGTGGGATTGCCCGCCTACGAAGACGACGATCCGCCCCACGTCATGGCCTGCGGCTCGCCCCGGGCGGCCTACGCCGTGCTCTCCCGCACCGACGAGGGCTGGGACGCCCGGTTCGTCGAAGTGGACTACGACTGGAGGTCCGCAGCCGGGCTGGCCCGGCTGAACGGGCGCGAGGATTGGGCGCGCTGGCTGTCCACGGGCCTGCCCTAG
- a CDS encoding N-acetylmuramoyl-L-alanine amidase, with protein MKPFHAANIRPLTALVLCTLVALVLWASPARAVSAKSYFTVGHSEFHALVKNARKAKYRSNWQKVEKTFSNCLKAAPNGPYAPKALYYIGRVYEELGARSGLKSDFRRAVDYYGRVLSRYPRHGWADDCLFRRADVYAKRLKETTAARLDLASIIVDYPRSDMRDKAEVALKQLGKYQWAIDKVSGRAGSAKQADKTPVRQQPTSSAHKDPSGLAHLDVVRFTSSDEYTRVVLELDAQVKYRYQMLGPNPAVNRPHRLYIDLQDSRLGHDVTAATTVSDGILRSIRTGQYSKDTTRVVLDFLNMQDYKIFPLQNPYRIVIDVYSPDGKSPAPAVAKAAPAHKTPANSDYRPPKGSKQMAGSLLEQLGLTVRTIMIDAGHGGKDPGAMANGLREKDINLRFAKLLGGKLKRKGFQIIYTRDTDVFIPLEKRTAMANAQKADLFLSIHCNANHSSKVHGLETYSLNLAKTDAAVRIAARENAVDPRAISDLQFILTDLMVNSKIKESRDLASDVQTNTIKRVRKAYPLKNKGTREAPFYVLMGAKMPSVLVEIGYITNKTEAARLRSDKYLDHLANGIVDGILAYKSQIERYAMN; from the coding sequence ATGAAGCCGTTTCACGCCGCGAACATACGCCCGCTGACTGCCCTGGTGCTTTGCACCCTGGTGGCTCTTGTTCTGTGGGCTTCCCCCGCACGCGCCGTTTCCGCCAAATCCTACTTCACCGTGGGACACTCCGAATTTCACGCCCTGGTCAAGAACGCACGCAAGGCCAAATACCGTTCCAACTGGCAGAAGGTGGAGAAGACCTTTTCCAACTGCCTCAAAGCCGCGCCCAACGGCCCTTACGCGCCCAAGGCCCTGTATTACATAGGGCGGGTCTACGAGGAACTGGGCGCGCGCAGCGGGCTCAAATCCGACTTCCGCCGGGCCGTGGACTACTACGGCCGGGTCCTGAGCCGATATCCCCGCCACGGCTGGGCCGACGATTGTCTCTTCCGGCGGGCCGATGTCTACGCCAAGCGGCTCAAGGAAACCACCGCCGCCCGGCTGGATCTGGCCTCCATCATCGTGGACTATCCGCGCTCGGACATGCGCGACAAGGCCGAGGTCGCCCTGAAGCAACTGGGCAAGTACCAGTGGGCGATCGACAAGGTCTCGGGCAGGGCAGGCTCGGCTAAGCAGGCCGACAAGACTCCGGTCAGGCAACAACCCACGTCCTCGGCGCACAAGGATCCTTCCGGGCTGGCCCATCTCGACGTGGTCCGGTTCACTTCCAGCGATGAATACACCCGCGTGGTCCTGGAACTCGACGCCCAAGTCAAATACCGTTACCAGATGCTCGGCCCCAATCCGGCCGTGAACCGCCCGCACCGGCTGTACATAGATCTCCAGGACTCCCGGTTGGGCCACGATGTGACCGCCGCGACCACCGTGTCTGACGGCATCCTGCGCTCCATCCGTACCGGCCAGTACTCCAAGGACACCACCCGCGTGGTCCTCGATTTCCTGAACATGCAGGACTACAAGATATTTCCCCTGCAAAACCCCTACCGCATCGTCATCGACGTGTACTCGCCCGACGGCAAGTCGCCCGCTCCGGCCGTGGCCAAGGCCGCCCCCGCGCACAAGACTCCGGCCAATTCCGACTACCGCCCGCCCAAGGGCAGCAAGCAGATGGCCGGAAGCCTACTCGAACAGCTCGGGCTGACCGTGCGGACGATCATGATCGACGCCGGACACGGCGGCAAGGACCCGGGGGCCATGGCCAACGGGCTGCGCGAAAAGGACATCAACCTCCGATTCGCCAAGCTCCTGGGCGGCAAGCTCAAGCGCAAGGGGTTCCAGATCATTTACACCCGGGACACGGACGTATTCATTCCGCTGGAGAAACGCACGGCCATGGCCAACGCCCAGAAGGCGGACCTGTTCCTGTCCATCCACTGCAACGCCAACCACAGCAGCAAGGTACACGGGCTGGAGACCTACAGCCTGAACCTGGCCAAGACCGACGCGGCCGTGCGCATCGCGGCCCGCGAGAACGCCGTGGACCCGCGCGCCATCTCGGACCTTCAGTTCATCCTGACCGACCTGATGGTCAACTCCAAGATCAAGGAGTCCCGCGACTTGGCCAGTGACGTGCAGACCAACACCATCAAGCGGGTGCGCAAGGCCTACCCCCTGAAGAACAAGGGCACCCGCGAGGCACCCTTCTACGTGCTCATGGGCGCGAAGATGCCCTCGGTCCTGGTGGAGATCGGCTACATCACGAACAAGACCGAGGCCGCCAGGCTGCGTTCGGACAAGTACCTCGACCACCTGGCCAACGGCATCGTGGACGGCATCCTGGCGTACAAGAGCCAGATCGAACGCTACGCCATGAACTAG
- a CDS encoding tetratricopeptide repeat protein, translated as MIKETVRFLFFAVLLLAGVQYSALPEVAHALKVAARSGDPAAQVALARMYFEGDFGKHDPDMAARWLQRAVDQGDADAMNILGRFHLAGVGVERDPAKGLALLRAAADKGQTQAQAYMAYAYGQGAGVKRNAAEFLRWTRKAAESGDARSQFNLAVLLLTGSLVPQNIPESYLWLERAADQGFTEAQVNLGELLLRGVGQPPDVVEACKWFAIAGTKGHPQAEKRLHQIVEYMTKEEMDEAAHRANVWLEIKSGAR; from the coding sequence GGAGTCCAGTATTCGGCATTGCCCGAGGTGGCGCATGCTCTCAAGGTCGCGGCCCGGTCCGGAGACCCGGCGGCTCAGGTCGCCTTGGCGCGCATGTATTTCGAGGGCGACTTCGGCAAGCACGACCCGGACATGGCCGCCCGCTGGCTGCAACGGGCCGTTGACCAGGGCGACGCGGACGCCATGAACATCCTCGGGCGTTTCCATCTGGCGGGCGTCGGGGTGGAGCGCGACCCGGCCAAGGGGCTTGCCCTGCTTCGGGCCGCCGCCGACAAGGGCCAGACCCAGGCCCAGGCCTACATGGCCTACGCCTACGGCCAGGGGGCCGGGGTCAAGCGCAACGCCGCGGAATTTCTGCGCTGGACCCGCAAGGCCGCCGAGTCCGGCGATGCCCGGAGCCAGTTCAACCTGGCCGTTCTCCTGCTGACCGGCAGCCTGGTCCCCCAGAACATTCCCGAGAGCTACCTCTGGCTCGAACGCGCTGCGGACCAGGGGTTCACCGAGGCCCAGGTGAATCTGGGCGAACTGCTCCTCCGGGGCGTGGGCCAACCGCCGGACGTGGTCGAAGCCTGCAAGTGGTTCGCCATTGCCGGGACCAAGGGCCATCCCCAGGCCGAGAAGCGCCTTCATCAAATCGTCGAATACATGACCAAAGAGGAAATGGACGAGGCCGCGCATCGCGCGAATGTCTGGCTTGAAATCAAGAGTGGCGCGCGGTAG